The nucleotide window GAGCTCTGTGTGCAGAGTAGAGCTACCTGAATAAGCTGTTTCACCTCTTCTTCATTGTAATTACCCTGAAGATCTGCATCTACTAATGTTTCATACTTCTCGTCCTTAAGAAGTCCCTTTACCTGAAATATTAACACAATTTTTGAGGTCAAATAAGGTACATAACCATTGAGtgccattttttaaaaagaaatcacAGTGCATGCGGACTTTCCTCATCATGTCagcaaataattaatttcattacTAAAATAACAAAGCATTCACCATAGAAGTTGTTGAGATTTTTTATAAGCAGCCCTATAGGGAGACTGAATAGACAGAAAATCAGAGAGCATGAGGCTCCTGATTCTCTGTGCTCATATTTGAACCATATTGAATTTCCAAGTTCAGATAGCCACTTTATTTACTTTCCAAGTTCGGTAGTCACTTGTCTTTCAATTTTCTATACTTCAACCATAGTGAAAGAATTGACCATCTTCTGCACTCCCAAGTCCTAAAGGGTGGGTTCCCTTTCTAGAGGATCCTCCCAAAGAAGTCCCCTCTCGTAAAGTGTATTCTCTATCTCACCTACTCTCTGATACAAATACAGAGAAATAGCCTAGCAATTCCatacaaaggaaaaaaaaagagatgtaGTTTTATCTGCACGGAAGGCGACAGTCAATATGGCAGggaaaaagtatctaaatcttCTGATATAGCAATATGCTATAAGAGTGCTTTTGCTAACCAAAGGGAAAAAGATTTTAACACTAAAAAGCAATTCCAGAACAATCTGCTACTAAACGATAAAGAAAGTGATCCACCCTGACCATACAGCTAATGCAACAAATGCTTTCGCAAGATGGTTAAGTTCtagaaagagaaacaaaaagatTACACGAAGAATGTGCACAAATACAAGTCCCAGGAATCAAATTATTTTGGAAATTTGGATGTTTCGTATGATGTAGTATCAAAGATTACAGAAATCATACATGCCAAACTGCAATGCAAAACCTACTAGagctaacaatttttttattattattaattttttttttttgggtgggggGGGNNNNNNNNNNNNNNNNNNGGACGTTCAATATAAAACTTTTTACTTTAAACAGAACTGCAGCCCTGAGACTTGAGTAAAGAACAAAGAGAGCTATGAGTGTGTGTAATATGTGCAAAAGAGTGAGGGAGATGGGATGAAGCTGAGATTTCTCATTGATGGATGAGGATATAAAACGAGAATATGGGATGTGGGTTACATACGGGGGTAGGGAAGGGATAACAGAACAGGAACGGGATTGGGGATATTAAAGGAAAAGGCAGGGGAAGAGAAGGGGCATGACAGTGTCTTATTCGCCAGTCCTAATTTGTAGTGGGTCTACAAATCAGCTTTTCATCATGTTGAGTACAGCAATGATAGAGTTCTGCTTATAGGGAGATGCATGCAGGAAAGTGGGATCTTCTCACCCGTGCTCACTTCCATGTTTGAAGTCAGTTGCACGACAAAAACTAGCAATTGTAAGTAGTATAAAGTTTCAACGtataaagaaaagagaaaaaaacataaGCTAGAAGTAGAATAACTAGAGCATGTAGGTTAGTAAATCCTTACCCAATCTAGCAACATGACATCATCATCATTTGCAAGTCGAGCAAGATCAAACGCCCTTTGCCCAGTTATGAGCTCTAGAAGCATAACTCCGTAGCCAAACACATCAGTTTTCTCTGAAGATTTACCCGTGGATAAATACTCCGGGGCGATATGCCCAATTGTACCACGTACAGCAGTAGTAACATGAGTATCCTTGTAGTCCATGAGTTTGGCTAACCCAAAATCCCCAACAACTGCTTCATACTCCTCATCCAACAATATATTTGCAGCTTTGACATCACGGTGGATGATCTTAGGGTCGCAATGATCATGCAAATAAGCAAGGCCTCTTGCAGAGCCAAGTGCTATACACTTCCTTATTGGCCAGCCAAGTGGTGGATCTGACTCTGGCCGCtctacaagaaaaaaaaattactgtaAGGACAAGTTCAAGATGTCAAGTAAACTGGTTCAAGTTTCCATTTTAGCTTGAAcgcaatttaattaattgatatatGCGGTTCATGCATAAATGAAGATTACTTTCCATATCTGACACTATGAATTCAGAACATAAAACTTGAACGGAAATCTTAATATTTGGTAGGACATCAAGGATAGCAACGCTCTTGAAATTGCTTGATAGACCACGGGTAAAATCACAAAGAACAACAACTTCTAACTACGGGATTGAATATTCTAACTATAACAAACTAACTCCTAATACAACCACGACAATATCCAATAATGCCAAGTTTACACAATGATGTACACATCTGCAGTAACTTTTCCAGATAACTTATATTACCAGACCATAActtaaaagttcaaaaaaaacGTTGTTATCATTTTTCAGCTTTTTCAAGTGATTGATCTGATGTATTTCGACTCAATGgagcaaagaaaaagaaggatggAAAATTCAAGACTAAGAGATACCTCTTAATCGTGAAGCAACACTTCCATTCGCCATGTATGGATAAACAAGCAACCGTTCAGTTGCAGTCATGCAAAAGCCCCATAAACGAAGTAGATTTCGATGCACGGCCATACTAATCATTTCAACTTCTGTCTGAAACTGTAACTCCCCGCCTTGAGTACGCTCCTCTTTTAATCTTTTAACAGCAACTAAAGAGCCATCAGCCAACCTGCCCTTGTAAACCTTGCCAAATCCTCCTCTTCCAAGTATATTTTTGTTGCTAAAACTGTCAGTTGCAACTTGTAATTCGCGCAAGGAGAACCTCTTGAGTTGTCCAAGATGAACTTCTGGATCCTCCTCAGCTGCAAAAGAATGTAAAATTGCAAGAactcattaaattaaaattaaatttgaaaacaaaaaactaaTTCAGGTGTTTGATTGAGGCTTCCCACCTGGAACATCAAAGAAGTGGTCTTCCGGTTTCCTTCGGCGCCACCAGGCAAGCAAAATCGCAGGAGCTGCAAACAGAAGAGCAGCCCCTGCAGCAACACCGCCAGCAATCGCCCCGGTTGCACTGTTTCCCACACCTaggaatttcaaaatttaacttttaattccCTTTTTTTGATGGATGACAAAAACTTTAACACAAgtagttcaaaaaaaattgagaaaaggGATATGGTAGTTTCACCATTTACACTCGCACCGAGGACTATGTTGTAAAGCTAAAGTGCTAACAAAATAGAAAAGATGCAGAAATAGGTAAAGATCCTTCAGTTTATTCATAACAACAGGTACTTGACTGTTATTCGGCCTTTTGGTGGTGTTGATTTATGTACAGTAGTCAGAGACGGCAAGGATACATTTTGACAGCATTCATGGTCAATGAGAATTGCACAGCAAGGAGATTTTTCTCCCGCGTGTTGCTGGTAAATGCACTGAAACTAATTTTTCACCAAAGCTccgataccatgtgagaaataagACACACGGGGAAAGAATTAAGAGAATGTATGACAATAAATTCTGAAGTTTGGGTCCTTTTATAGTCACAATATCCAATGCATACAGTTGCATTTCCTGATGTAGGACACTTATATCCACTCTTCAATATCACTTGTAAGTTTAATCTATTTATTCAAACCTATCAAACAGCAGATAACCCCAAAATCACCTGTAAAATTTATCTCACATACACTACTAAAACTCATTATAATGTGCAAATCTCTTCCCCTAAGCCCTTTTGCCTTCTTcctttgggggggggggggggggggggggggggcccctacccaaaaaaaaaaaattttttttaaaaaccagggggggggggggggggggggggggggggggggggggggggggggggggggggcagtGCCTTAACCcataaaacataaattattttaacaaaCCTGGAGAAGTGGGTGTTGGAGAAATAGGTGGAGGTGGAGAAGCTGGAGGAGTATCCAATGGATTATTAGCAAAACTGAAATATATACATTCAGATGTAAGAATTTCATTATCATGATTCCAGTGACAGaacttaaaatataaactagTGCTTTTCACAGACCTGATAGGAGTAAAAAGCGAGAAGGAACCATTGACTGGAATAGGTCCTGTTAAATTATTGTTTGACAAATCACTGCATTGCGAGGAATGATCATTAGTACCTAAGAATTAGAAAATACTGATGGCGAAAAAAACCACATGATAAAAAAGTGCC belongs to Solanum stenotomum isolate F172 chromosome 1, ASM1918654v1, whole genome shotgun sequence and includes:
- the LOC125868800 gene encoding BRASSINOSTEROID INSENSITIVE 1-associated receptor kinase 1-like → MMDQWVLGILGSASVFLCLIGLLLVPVYGNTEGDALNALKTTLADPNNVLQSWDPTLVNPCTWFHVTCNSENSVTRVDLGNANLSGQLVPQLGQLSNLQYLELYSNNISGRIPYELGNLTNLVSLDLYLNKLVGPIPDTLGKLQKLRFLRLNNNSLTGQIPMLLTTVTSLQVLDLSNNNLTGPIPVNGSFSLFTPISFANNPLDTPPASPPPPISPTPTSPGVGNSATGAIAGGVAAGAALLFAAPAILLAWWRRRKPEDHFFDVPAEEDPEVHLGQLKRFSLRELQVATDSFSNKNILGRGGFGKVYKGRLADGSLVAVKRLKEERTQGGELQFQTEVEMISMAVHRNLLRLWGFCMTATERLLVYPYMANGSVASRLRERPESDPPLGWPIRKCIALGSARGLAYLHDHCDPKIIHRDVKAANILLDEEYEAVVGDFGLAKLMDYKDTHVTTAVRGTIGHIAPEYLSTGKSSEKTDVFGYGVMLLELITGQRAFDLARLANDDDVMLLDWVKGLLKDEKYETLVDADLQGNYNEEEVKQLIQVALLCTQSSPMERPKMSEVVRMLEGDGLAERWEEWQKEEMFRQDFNHAHHPHTDWIIADSTYNLRPDELSGPR